Sequence from the Fibrobacter sp. UWH4 genome:
CTGTATTACACGGTCCTTTCCTTCCTGAAAAAAATTCGCAAGGCAGGCAAGACTACAGCGAAAGAGTGGGACGAATACCGTTCCGCTATCAAGAATGTAGCCATGACCGCCGATATGGGTAAGGCCGCTGACTTGTGGACCATGGACAACCTGGACCAGTTCAGCCCCGACAACACGCAGCTTCCGCCGCTCAACGACATGGAATACGTGGCACGCGTATCGCCCGAATTCCTTTCGCAGCTCATGGAAGCGCTGTATTACGGGATGCTGAACCCGACCCAGGCGAACATGATTTCCGACGAGATTCAGGACGCCGATCCGGAATACGTAACTTCGGCCTCGCTCGAGGAACTGCTCGTAAAACTCTGGATCGGTAACGCCAAAAGCTACCGGAAGATGATTGCAAACTAGGTGTGAGGTGTGAGCACGGGCTAACGCCCTCTGAGCCACAGAGAACAATTTCTCAAAACCTCAAAGCGCCATAGGCACGACCTCATACCTCGTAACCCCAAATCCCTCAAAGCGAATGAAATGAGCGACCTCATTACTCAAAGGGGCGAAGCCCCGACTTCAAAGCCTCAACGTGTACGTGTAATTGGCGGTGGTCTCGCAGGTTGCGAGGCGGCTTTACAACTGGCGAGCCGCGGTTTTAAGGTCGATTTGTACGAAATGCGCCCGGAGAAAAATACACCTGCGCACAAAGACGGCCATCTAGCCCAATTAGTTTGTTCCAATAGTTTTAAGGCTTTGGGCATTACATCTGCCCACGGGCTCCTGAAGCAGGAACTCACGATGCTCGGGAGCTTTCTGCTGGATTCCGCCCGAGAAGCTGCCGTGCCCGCAGGCGACTCGCTCACCGTGAACCGCGATATCTTCAGCGAATCGGTTGAAAAAAAGATTGCAGAGAGCCAGAACATTACGCTCCACCGCGAAGAAGTCACAAGCCTCGAAGGCGACTGCCCTACGCTCGTTGCCGCGGGCCCCCTGGCAAGCGACACGCTCGCCGATGACATTTTCAAGCGCCTGGGCAGCAACCGCCTGCATTTCTTTGACGCCATCGCCCCGGTTGTCGAAACGGACAGCATCGACTTTGACCACGCCTTCTACATGAACCGCTGGGAAAAAGGCGAAACGGCAGACTTTATCAACTGCCCCTTGGACAAGGAAACCTACGCAGAATTTGTACGCAAGCTCTGCGAAGCCGAAAGCACCGAGCCGCGCCCGTTCGAAAAGAACGAACTGTTCGAAGGTTGCTTGCCGGTCGAAGAAATGGCCCGCCGCGGTTACGAGACGCTCCGCCACGGTCCCATGCGTCCGATTGGCCTTGGACTCGGCAACAACGGGAAATTGTGGTACGCAGTCATCCAGCTCCGCGCCGAAAACAAGCAGAAGACTTTGTTCAACATGGTGGGTTTCCAAACGCGCCTCAAGTGGGGCACGCAAAAGGAAATCTTCACCATGGTGCCGGCGCTCAAGAACGCGAAGTTTGCACGCCTCGGCTGCATGCACCGTAATACCTTCATTGAATCGCCCAAGTTCCTGGACAAGACTCTTCGCCTGCGCCCGGATCTTGAATGCGCCAAGGGCATTCCGCCCACGTGGTTCGCAGGCCAGATTACCGGCAGCGAAGGCTACACCGAAGCCGTCGCCACCGGCTGGTACGCCGCCTGGAACATGGCGCAGACCCTTTTGCACGGGCATGCCGACCCGCTCCCCGACGAAAGCTGCATCGGTTCCTTGATGAACCGCCTGGTGGAAGAAAACGAAGACTTCCAGCCCATGAACTTCAACTTCGGGCTGCTCCCCCACCACGAAGGCCTCAAGAAGAAGAACAAGAAGGAAATTCTTGCGGCCCGCGCCGAAGAATCCGTGCGCAAGTGGATTGCGGATAGGAAATTGGTATAAACCGCCCTACTGGGTCAATTGTTGCTTGGCCAGTTCCGAACGGCGTTCGCCTTCTTCAACAGAGACTTTTTCTCCGTTCGCACACTTGTAACCGGACAAGCTGCCTTCAGCCTTGAAATTTGCCATTGAGCATTTTCCAAGTTGTTCTGCAACTCTATTATAAGCCCCGTTCACAAGATATTCTGCACACCCCTCATAAGCCGATGGCTGTGTCGGCGTTGTGCAATAGAGTTGTTCCGACTCAAAGAAACTACCATAGAACACGCCCTTGTTCAGAAGCATCGAGTCTGCACATTTATCATTACAGTCTGCCAACTTCTTTATTTCATCTGCAATGGTCTGCTCGCATGCATCGTAGCCCAGCCCAGACATCTTGTTCACATCAAAAATCGGGTTGCACATTAACGAATTATCTACTTCGGGCACGTCATCGTCTACGCCATAGGCACAAGCAATATGCTGAACGGCCCAAAATCCTGCAAAAACGCTGCACAAAAAGCGTTTCTTGTTGCCCCAAAAACAGGCAAAGATTCCAGCAAGCATTTTTCCAATAAATGTTCTCATCATGCGTTTAACATACAAATTAATTTGAAAATGGGATGTTTTTTGTCGAACTGGTCTGTTCAATCTGGCGCCTAAGATACAAGAAAAGCCCCCAAAAGGGGGCTTATCTTTCTTGTATCGGGGTAACCAGATTCGAACTGATGACATTCTGCTCCCAAAGCAGACGCTCTACCAGGCTGAGCTACACCCCGAGTGTGTGCAAA
This genomic interval carries:
- the trmFO gene encoding methylenetetrahydrofolate--tRNA-(uracil(54)-C(5))-methyltransferase (FADH(2)-oxidizing) TrmFO, with product MSDLITQRGEAPTSKPQRVRVIGGGLAGCEAALQLASRGFKVDLYEMRPEKNTPAHKDGHLAQLVCSNSFKALGITSAHGLLKQELTMLGSFLLDSAREAAVPAGDSLTVNRDIFSESVEKKIAESQNITLHREEVTSLEGDCPTLVAAGPLASDTLADDIFKRLGSNRLHFFDAIAPVVETDSIDFDHAFYMNRWEKGETADFINCPLDKETYAEFVRKLCEAESTEPRPFEKNELFEGCLPVEEMARRGYETLRHGPMRPIGLGLGNNGKLWYAVIQLRAENKQKTLFNMVGFQTRLKWGTQKEIFTMVPALKNAKFARLGCMHRNTFIESPKFLDKTLRLRPDLECAKGIPPTWFAGQITGSEGYTEAVATGWYAAWNMAQTLLHGHADPLPDESCIGSLMNRLVEENEDFQPMNFNFGLLPHHEGLKKKNKKEILAARAEESVRKWIADRKLV